One Triticum dicoccoides isolate Atlit2015 ecotype Zavitan chromosome 5B, WEW_v2.0, whole genome shotgun sequence genomic window carries:
- the LOC119307173 gene encoding protein MKS1-like yields the protein MDASSSEDRQSPRSRQLQLQGPRPPRLSVSKDSHKIRKPPVVPLPYGARQQAPNNRHPQAQPQQPRAPVIIYDASPKVIHTQPGEFLALVQRLTGPGAPAQSSTEAAAGPSAVPPQFQPQESPFSPAARYAAIERSVRPLPPGPAPYAAGSWLDLDGFAEVLGPGRPGILSPVPSALPAAASAGLFSPLPFDTSSLSWLNDLSPFLASAGARDASSPGGLLLATPTMPSPGMIVRFFTDFPDL from the coding sequence ATGGACGCGTCGTCGTCGGAGGACCGCCAGTCGCCACGCAGCAGGCAGCTGCAGCTGCAGGGCCCGCGCCCCCCGCGGCTGTCCGTCAGCAAGGACTCCCACAAGATCAGGAAGCCGCCCGTCGTGCCGCTGCCTTACGGAGCCCGGCAGCAAGCCCCCAACAACCGCCACCCGCAAGCTCAGCCGCAGCAGCCGCGGGCGCCGGTCATCATCTACGACGCCTCGCCCAAGGTCATCCACACCCAGCCCGGCGAGTTCCTGGCGCTCGTCCAGCGCCTCACCGGCCCGGGCGCGCCGGCTCAGTCCTccaccgaggcggcggcggggccctctgCCGTGCCGCCGCAGTTCCAGCCGCAGGAATCGCCTTTCTCGCCGGCAGCGAGGTACGCCGCGATCGAGAGGTCCGTCCGGCCGCTGCCGCCAGGGCCCGCGCCGTACGCCGCCGGCTCCTGGCTGGACCTGGACGGCTTCGCGGAGGTCCTCGGCCCGGGACGGCCCGGGATCCTCTCGCCCGTGCCGTCAGCGCTGCCGGCGGCGGCCTCGGCGGGGCTGTTCTCGCCGCTGCCGTTCGACACCAGCTCCCTGTCCTGGCTCAACGACCTGAGCCCGTTCCTCGCCTCCGCCGGCGCCCGCGACGCGTCGAGCCCCGGCGGGCTGCTGCTTGCCACGCCCACCATGCCCTCGCCGGGGATGATTGTGAGGTTCTTCACCGACTTTCCGGACCTGTAA